From the Exiguobacterium aurantiacum genome, one window contains:
- a CDS encoding endonuclease/exonuclease/phosphatase family protein produces MNILTLNCHAWLEDHQQEKIDSIVERIASEEYDIIALQEVNQHKEAPLIDGLIRENNFAYVLVERLKEQGVDYYMTWDFAHYGYDIYEEGVAILSRTPFVSTESFFVSQTTDPNDYKSRKIVKAVVDGMDAPTAIYSCHLGWWHDADEPVRHQLDELLRRVEDDDRALLLGDFNNDAFIRGEGYDYLIEHGLQDLFHLATEREGDATVQGKIAGWDENKQALRIDLMLTNAPIHVSRHAVVFDGENGPIVSDHAGVEATAFWR; encoded by the coding sequence GTGAATATTTTAACGCTGAATTGTCACGCCTGGTTAGAGGACCATCAACAAGAGAAAATCGACTCGATCGTCGAACGGATCGCGAGCGAGGAATACGACATCATCGCACTCCAAGAAGTGAATCAACATAAAGAGGCCCCGCTCATCGACGGCTTGATTCGAGAGAACAACTTCGCCTATGTGCTCGTCGAGCGTTTGAAAGAGCAAGGCGTCGATTACTACATGACGTGGGACTTCGCCCATTATGGCTATGACATCTACGAGGAAGGCGTCGCGATTTTGTCGCGCACTCCGTTCGTGTCGACCGAATCGTTCTTCGTCTCCCAGACGACCGATCCGAACGATTACAAGTCTCGGAAAATCGTCAAGGCGGTCGTGGACGGCATGGACGCGCCGACGGCGATTTACTCCTGTCACCTCGGTTGGTGGCATGACGCCGACGAACCGGTGCGCCATCAGCTCGATGAACTGTTGCGCCGCGTCGAGGACGACGACCGTGCCTTGCTGCTCGGTGACTTCAATAACGACGCGTTCATCCGTGGCGAAGGTTACGACTACTTGATTGAGCACGGTCTTCAAGACTTGTTCCATTTAGCGACCGAGCGTGAAGGCGATGCGACCGTCCAAGGCAAGATTGCCGGTTGGGACGAGAACAAGCAGGCGCTTCGCATCGACTTGATGCTGACGAACGCCCCGATTCACGTCTCGCGTCACGCCGTCGTCTTTGACGGCGAGAACGGTCCCATCGTCTCGGACCATGCCGGTGTCGAAGCGACCGCGTTCTGGCGTTAA